The following coding sequences are from one Xiphophorus couchianus chromosome 7, X_couchianus-1.0, whole genome shotgun sequence window:
- the cybrd1 gene encoding plasma membrane ascorbate-dependent reductase CYBRD1 — translation MENLKQFLFALSAAGAVGFVAIIFVLRWVFYFKEGLDWNGGLAEFNWHPVLVVTGFIFLQGTAIIVYRLPWTWQCSKLMMKFIHAGLNLTAFIFAVIAMVAVFDFHNAAKIPNMYSLHSWLGLMAIILYGLQLVLGVGLYLIPVTPVAWRAAFMPIHVYSGLFLFTSIIAVALMGITEKLIFGLANPKYKDSPPEAIFVNVLGLLLVVFGALILWIATRASWKRPSDQIAHSLHTNRGSEDNSKGGPAMSELEDGANCETDGDVRKRNSK, via the exons ATGGAGAATTTGAAGCAGTTCCTGTTCGCTCTCTCCGCTGCCGGAGCTGTCGGGTTTGTCGCCATAATATTCGTGCTGAGGTGGGTTTTCTACTTTAAGGAAGGCTTGGACTGGAACGGAGGACTGGCAGAATTCAACTGGCATCCGGTGCTGGTCGTCACAGGCTTCATTTTCCTGCAGGGCACAG CCATAATTGTCTACAGGCTTCCCTGGACCTGGCAATGCAGTAAACTCATGATGAAGTTCATCCATGCAGGCTTGAACTTGACAGCCTTCATTTTCGCTGTTATTGCCATGGTGGCCGTTTTTGACTTTCACAACGCTGCCAAGATCCCCAACATGTACAGTCTGCACAGCTGGCTGGGCCTGATGGCAATTATACTGTATGGTTTGCAG CTTGTTCTCGGAGTCGGCCTGTACCTGATACCAGTTACACCTGTGGCCTGGAGAGCAGCTTTTATGCCCATCCATGTCTACAGCggtctttttcttttcaccagTATCATAGCAGTTGCTCTCATGGGAATTACAGAAAAACTTATCTTTGGCCT GGCCAACCCGAAGTATAAAGACTCTCCCCCAGAGGCAATCTTTGTGAATGTGTTGGGACTCCTCCTGGTTGTTTTCGGGGCTCTTATCCTCTGGATTGCCACTCGAGCGTCTTGGAAACGCCCCAGTGACCAGATTGCACATTCTCTGCATACCAACAGGGGAAGTGAGGACAACAGCAAAGGTGGTCCGGCAATGTCTGAACTGGAAGATGGAGCCAATTGTGAGACCGATGGAGATGTCAGGAAGAGGAATAGCAAATAA
- the dcaf17 gene encoding DDB1- and CUL4-associated factor 17 yields MAPPRRKMTSNTADLLNQRSRGIRDTGTLHRFCLKILRSITLHENRSFIKVWSKTSKTAIMYDSGRIYFDNYQNCYSCVHDQPQNLYKFPKKSKQQKIEDALLCQSPLDKTLSSPSEHKPCLLALTADNWLCRISAETGKELQRIYLSPKYKYRYLAWNVSQETFYIKSVQNKETPLARQAGISQNVVMHMAIFHVFPLQIVGILEINKKGFGSGVTDVVMSQGVLAVSYSNKSVKLYSFEHVVQRCLIEELTLGQQSPLLGHRTVGDVPFGIPVNIQITEPPPLLFEAFSHNGIQIGGFPWHYIYTPPHKKHRGTHYICSLKDSTLAKNGIHNMNCCSLESDVIFFHPADSGRVIHIGPNTINVLKVISELNSPLPSEVLEDYSLTTHRSHPSPRVTVTSSGRTVRSRFQQLDDDPMQETFRLLEYEDELDLLAIAVTNGEGEEGRAHVQLHDNQTGQLQRKIDLNEPWDETYPHELFFDRDTIVHIEQKGSQFCCYVYKLRTITK; encoded by the exons ATGGCGCCACCCCGCAGAAAGATGACTTCTAACACAGCTGATCTGCTGAACCAGAGGAGCAGAGGGATCCGGGATACTGGGACTTTACACAGATTCTGCTTGAAAATCCTCAGAAGCATCACTCTTCAT GAAAACAGGAGCTTCATTAAAGTTTGGAGCAAGACTTCAAAAACAGCAATAATGTATGACAGTGGTAGAATCTACTTTGATAATTACCAGAACTGCTACAGTTG TGTCCACGATCAGCCCCAGAATTTATACAAATTCCCAAAGAAGTCCAAACAGCAGAAGATTGAAGATGCTCTGCTTTGTCAGAGCCCTCTT gaCAAAACTTTATCCTCTCCCTCTGAACATAAACCCTGCCTCTTAGCTCTGACAGCAGATAACTGGCTCTGCCGCATTTcagctgaaacaggaaaagagCTGCAGAGAATTTATCTCTCTCCTAAATACAAGTACAG ATATCTTGCCTGGAATGTTTCacaagaaacattttacattaaatctgTTCAGAACAAAGAAACACCCTTGGCAAGACAG GCAGGTATATCGCAGAATGTAGTCATGCACATGgccatttttcatgttttccccTTGCAAATTGTGGGGATTTtggagataaataaaaag ggatTTGGAAGTGGTGTTACAGATGTGGTTATGTCCCAGGGTGTCCTTGCTGTGTCTTACAGTAACAAGTCAGTGAAACTGTACAGTTTTGAACACGTTGTCCAAAGA TGCTTAATTGAAGAGTTGACATTGGGACAGCAGAGTCCCCTGCTGGGACACAGAACTGTCGGGGACGTTCCATTTGGTATCCCAGTTAACATCCAGATCACAG aaccGCCACCACTTCTTTTTGAGGCATTCTCTCACAATGGTATCCAGATCGGCGGCTTCCCTTGGCACTACATTTACACTCcaccacacaaaaaacacagagggaCTCACTACATCTGTTCACTCAAGGACAGCACTTTG GCAAAAAATGGAATCCACAACATGAACTGTTGCTCTCTTGAGAGTGACGTCATCTTCTTCCATCCGGCTGATTCAGGGAGAGTCATCCACATTGGACCTAACACTATAAA TGTGCTGAAAGTCATTAGTGAACTTAACAGTCCTTTGCCATCAGAGGTGCTAGAGGATTACTCTCTGACAACACATCGAAGCCAT CCGTCCCCTCGTGTCACCGTAACGTCTTCAGGCCGGACAGTGAGATCGAGATTTCAACAACTGGATGATGACCCAATGCAGGAG ACATTTCGGTTGCTGGAATACGAGGATGAACTCGACCTTCTGGCCATAGCGGTAACTAACGGGGAGGGCGAGGAGGGCAGAGCTCATGTCCAACTGCATGACAACCAAACAGGGCAGTTACAGCGAAAGATTGATCTGAATGAGCCTTGGGATGAG ACTTATCCACATGAGCTGTTCTTTGACAGAGACACCATTGTTCACATTGAGCAAAAGGGCAGCCAGTTCTGCTGCTATGTTTATAAACTCAGGACCATCACTAAATGA